From Lolium perenne isolate Kyuss_39 chromosome 5, Kyuss_2.0, whole genome shotgun sequence, a single genomic window includes:
- the LOC127299388 gene encoding uncharacterized protein isoform X1, which translates to MKRPPPRDDAAAAGSSEGGARGGFKKGRGMWGGKKRNEQRLGGKGGALSLAAFANAKSRNTGYNPALIKKQKEFYRNAKLISKYKKSSKQQDQSNRPPSFPIHEEAGDDAKDAPRPHDKMKKRTSQSLNVEYEKKRVEDEKAKKERDAMIQAKKEEREKSEAKRKELREKMFRRTRSGQPVMKYRIEHLLETAIGSSSKLMRWTLSSGSDSSKFSRPQIISTTTMPKL; encoded by the exons ATGAAACGGCCACCACCACGcgacgacgcggcggcggcgggcagcaGCGAGGGCGGCGCCCGAGGAGGGTTCAAGAAGGGCAGGGGGATGTGGGGCGGGAAAAAGCGGAACGAGCAGCGGCTCGGAGGCAAAGGCGGCGCGCTCTCCCTCGCGGCCTTCGCCAACGCCAAGTCCAGGAACACCGGCTACAACCCGGCACTCATCA agaagcagaaagagttCTACAGGAATGCTAAATTGATAAGCAAGTACAAAAAGTCAAGTAAGCAACAAGACCAGTCAAACCGTCCTCCATCTTTTCCTATCCATGAG GAAGCAGGTGATGATGCAAAGGATGCACCAAGGCCACATGACAAGATGAAGAAGCGCACTTCACAAAGCTTGAATGTAGAGTATGAGAAGAAACGTGTGGAAGATGAGAAGGCAAAGAAGGAGCGTGATGCGATGATCCAGGCAAAGAAGGAGGAGCGGGAGAAGTCCGAAGCGAAGCGAAAGGAGCTGAGGGAGAAGATGTTTAGGAGGACGAGATCTGGGCAGCCTGTTATGAAATACAGAATTGAGCATCTCTTGGAGACTGCAATAGGAAGCTCAAGCAA GCTTATGAGATGGACGCTCTCCTCAGGCAGCGATTCATCCAAATTCTCTCGGCCACAGATAATTTCCACCACCACAATGCCAAAACTGTAG
- the LOC127299388 gene encoding uncharacterized protein isoform X3, whose protein sequence is MKRPPPRDDAAAAGSSEGGARGGFKKGRGMWGGKKRNEQRLGGKGGALSLAAFANAKSRNTGYNPALIKKQKEFYRNAKLISKYKKSSKQQDQSNRPPSFPIHEEAGDDAKDAPRPHDKMKKRTSQSLNVEYEKKRVEDEKAKKERDAMIQAKKEEREKSEAKRKELREKMFRRTRSGQPVMKYRIEHLLETAIGSSSKKNLTLQHQCGLMQIN, encoded by the exons ATGAAACGGCCACCACCACGcgacgacgcggcggcggcgggcagcaGCGAGGGCGGCGCCCGAGGAGGGTTCAAGAAGGGCAGGGGGATGTGGGGCGGGAAAAAGCGGAACGAGCAGCGGCTCGGAGGCAAAGGCGGCGCGCTCTCCCTCGCGGCCTTCGCCAACGCCAAGTCCAGGAACACCGGCTACAACCCGGCACTCATCA agaagcagaaagagttCTACAGGAATGCTAAATTGATAAGCAAGTACAAAAAGTCAAGTAAGCAACAAGACCAGTCAAACCGTCCTCCATCTTTTCCTATCCATGAG GAAGCAGGTGATGATGCAAAGGATGCACCAAGGCCACATGACAAGATGAAGAAGCGCACTTCACAAAGCTTGAATGTAGAGTATGAGAAGAAACGTGTGGAAGATGAGAAGGCAAAGAAGGAGCGTGATGCGATGATCCAGGCAAAGAAGGAGGAGCGGGAGAAGTCCGAAGCGAAGCGAAAGGAGCTGAGGGAGAAGATGTTTAGGAGGACGAGATCTGGGCAGCCTGTTATGAAATACAGAATTGAGCATCTCTTGGAGACTGCAATAGGAAGCTCAAGCAA GAAGAACTTGACCCTGCAGCACCAGTGTGGTTTGATGCAAATAAACTAG
- the LOC127299388 gene encoding uncharacterized protein isoform X2, protein MKRPPPRDDAAAAGSSEGGARGGFKKGRGMWGGKKRNEQRLGGKGGALSLAAFANAKSRNTGYNPALIKKQKEFYRNAKLISKYKKSSKQQDQSNRPPSFPIHEEAGDDAKDAPRPHDKMKKRTSQSLNVEYEKKRVEDEKAKKERDAMIQAKKEEREKSEAKRKELREKMFRRTRSGQPVMKYRIEHLLETAIGSSSKLKRREMQRIYMFIKLDHCFG, encoded by the exons ATGAAACGGCCACCACCACGcgacgacgcggcggcggcgggcagcaGCGAGGGCGGCGCCCGAGGAGGGTTCAAGAAGGGCAGGGGGATGTGGGGCGGGAAAAAGCGGAACGAGCAGCGGCTCGGAGGCAAAGGCGGCGCGCTCTCCCTCGCGGCCTTCGCCAACGCCAAGTCCAGGAACACCGGCTACAACCCGGCACTCATCA agaagcagaaagagttCTACAGGAATGCTAAATTGATAAGCAAGTACAAAAAGTCAAGTAAGCAACAAGACCAGTCAAACCGTCCTCCATCTTTTCCTATCCATGAG GAAGCAGGTGATGATGCAAAGGATGCACCAAGGCCACATGACAAGATGAAGAAGCGCACTTCACAAAGCTTGAATGTAGAGTATGAGAAGAAACGTGTGGAAGATGAGAAGGCAAAGAAGGAGCGTGATGCGATGATCCAGGCAAAGAAGGAGGAGCGGGAGAAGTCCGAAGCGAAGCGAAAGGAGCTGAGGGAGAAGATGTTTAGGAGGACGAGATCTGGGCAGCCTGTTATGAAATACAGAATTGAGCATCTCTTGGAGACTGCAATAGGAAGCTCAAGCAA GTTAAAGAGAAGAGAAATGCAGAGAATATACATGTTCATAAAACTGGACCATTGTTTTGGATAA